In Corvus moneduloides isolate bCorMon1 chromosome 3, bCorMon1.pri, whole genome shotgun sequence, one DNA window encodes the following:
- the URB2 gene encoding unhealthy ribosome biogenesis protein 2 homolog, translating to MAAIYSGIYLKLKSAKTSWEDKLKLARLAWISHQCVLPNKEQVLLDWVSHALVSNYNKKLELEDEVVEKLWAYLDNVIHSKRLQDLLKSGKTIGLSFSIAQVINKRLLEACSEKTQNIGTVLSCSSGILSTPSLSIIYTAKCELLVDLLSKLSKLACQQLASDDAVGSQLFSVLQLTFAQYLLIQRQQTNPNRVFGQVTSHLLQPCLLLRHLLTVRSWTQADDNHVRQHLSRDIRNQIETLLQAGLFQPELFSSYKEELLPEQEPQEKKKGALKTLLLPVNTVQTKLGSDLCESALHGAVVAGSVSLLYKLFLDSYCKAENHLVCFHMLSRLFGCLRLSDLQQAGRRDTLSPVDWSTELLALEQLLNLVLSNDIYNVASDRIRHKEVQFGFYRKLAQMLLTHSQASIPAWFRCLKLLMSLNHLIVEPDLDDLVSSSWIDAEASEPRTKKAQETLINTIFQTYSKLRQFPRLFEEVLTVICRPAVDELRPPIFSAGLTVKLRECLLELPPNQILDILCLFVEKCQTLIIPAVEGSVDMALKLMSVCSVLHAFLFNMRSLDDVTPSPVVLRTQRLMANIQRGVTQPLMELLQAPRREEEKSELWLRKASDAALLLVYTWVQVDTLFGFSCSKYVSPTAEVAVSEPAARFWGISAFLPGVKEQCWGRVMELANSFASTSKYCLELLALQKMKMMLMQTEADLQALQHAAAFILESGRSTMSRGESEPWDGDISAITEFSYPTAHWHLVMSNLTILLPYISLKDVEYIANVLLETLMLAKAQEAATDQEPSISIGKISLGLIHSSLLPEMKVLHCAFLTHLIHQFAVVLPSATRDSVDLPLQQLSVSNIPWHEEIMAPCKTVDPLEVPSENKLQKDELSLSWKTLEKVAQCLVLLAKNGCPVILKERQLQRCLGLLEIFSLLKLDSFLPSDCTRCFLVLLSLLVNTRASVSCSRLLLLKVLSTCLHLLRCLQAGRNANSVFKVLHASDVLEAVMTSQLTASKFFTDVLTDVPVWAQYVQEVQEFLDNFLQMIIERRQSVKLNLEKFMSFLVSCRPDTGAAKSKDWKNWNPAAEQLLLTAFTTLCHVVTLHLQQLPEKKLHSADVMSARLEPVVLQMVRTVEHGLQSNTPNQLLPVAFIPSVTTLLKADLSHPVKKDWQKEPGGFLEWPRIKLYQEFYSQILKELPCAGSNLQFLQPALQFLTVFCSVPELYPGKESAVMVVFAIRKLLSGPAITTQVIQSMEMELTEVLVQVLGNCSAEEFYAIMRLVLQGLEVRNIWQQKAKEVLSAVTLTKLLLSCPLSGDKEKAFWFASPQIITALALQTKEACQDQSLISIIVVPILETVAALLRQGERVLVNPHHVSLAFSILLTVPLDHLKTEDYRGVFLGVHEVLFSIVQCHPKVLLKAAPSFLSSFHRLVVSVMHEGRQKGDRGNTDEFEMILKCARLVERMYTHIAAEMEDFTVFSAFIVAQYVTELQKVTLHPAVKTHLTEGVYHILDLCIERDIKFLNASLPAGVREVFKDLYNDYNHYHKAKKQGEEKYTA from the exons GTCATAAACAAAAGGTTACTGGAGGCCTGTtctgaaaaaacacaaaacattggcacagtgctgagctgctccagtggCATCCTTTCTACTCCTTCGCTGTCCATCATTTACACAGCAAAGTGTGAGCTTTTGGTTGATCTCCTCAGCAAGCTGTCCAAGCTGGCATGTCAGCAGCTGGCTTCTGATGATGCTGTGGGCTCCCAATTGTTCAGCGTCCTCCAACTTACCTTTGCTCAGTACCTCCTGATCCAGAGGCAGcaaaccaacccaaaccgtGTGTTTGGGCAAGTGACAAGTCACTTGCTCCAGCCATGTTTGCTGCTGAGGCACTTGCTGACTGTGAGGAGCTGGACACAAGCAGATGATAACCATGTGCGTCAGCACCTGAGCCGGGACATACGAAACCAAATAGAAACTTTGCTGCAGGCTGGGTTATTTCAGCCTGAGCTTTTCTCATCCTACAAAGAAGAGCTGCTTCCAGAACAGGAACcccaggagaagaagaaaggagctTTGAAAACTCTTTTGCTACCAGTCAACACAGTGCAGACCAAGCTGGGCAGTGACTTGTGTGAATCTGCCCTCCATGGGGCGGTTGTGGCTGGTTCGGTGTCCCTGCTATATAAGCTCTTTCTGGACTCATACTGTAAGGCAGAAAACCACCTCGTGTGTTTCCACATGCTTAGCAGGCTTTTTGGCTGTCTCAGGCTCTCTGACCTACaacaggcagggaggagggataCGCTCTCCCCTGTGGActggagcacagagctgcttgcTTTGGAACAGCTTCTGAACTTGGTGCTCAGCAATGATATCTATAATGTCGCCAGTGACCGCATCCGGCACAAGGAGGTGCAGTTTGGGTTTTACCGGAAGCTAGCACAGATGCTGCTTACACACTCCCAAGCTTCCATCCCTGCTTGGTTCAGGTGTCTCAAACTCTTGATGTCATTAAACCACCTTATAGTAGAGCCAGACCTGGATGACTTGGTGTCGTCTTCTTGGATTGATGCCGAGGCCTCTGAGCCGCGTACGAAGAAGGCACAGGAGACTCTCATCAACACCATATTCCAGACTTACTCCAAGCTGAGGCAGTTCCCACGGCTCTTTGAAGAGGTGCTGACAGTCATTTGCCGGCCAGCTGTTGATGAACTGAGGCCGCCCATCTTCTCTGCTGGCCTAACAGTAAAGCTTCGTGAGTGCCTCCTTGAACTGCCACCCAACCAGATTCTGGACATTCTGTGTCTCTTTGTGGAGAAATGCCAGACCCTTATCATTCCAGCTGTTGAAGGGTCAGTTGACATGGCCTTGAAGCTGATGTCAGTGTGCTCAGTGCTGCATGCTTTTCTGTTCAACATGAGGAGCCTGGATGATGTCACTCCTTCCCCTGTGGTGCTTCGCACTCAGCGTTTGATGGCAAACATACAGAGGGGAGTAACTCAGCCactgatggagctgctgcaggctcctaggagagaggaagaaaagtcaGAGCTTTGGCTAAGAAAGGCCAGTGACGCTGCTCTCCTCCTTGTTTACACTTGGGTTCAGGTAGACACTCTGTTCGGTTTTAGCTGCAGTAAATATGTGTCTCCAACAGCTGAAGTTGCTGTTTCTGAACCTGCTGCAAGGTTCTGGGGCATTTCAGCTTTCCTGCCTGGTGTGAAGGAGCAGTGTTGGGGGAGAGTTATGGAACTTGCAAATAGTTTTGCCTCCACTAGTAAATACTGCTTAGAACTGCTTGCacttcagaaaatgaagatgatgTTAATGCAGACTGAAGCTGACCTACAGGCCTTGCAGCATGCTGCAGCTTTCATCCTGGAGTCTGGAAGATCCACCATGAGCAGAGGAGAATCTGAACCGTGGGACGGAGATATCAGCGCGATAACTGAGTTTAGCTACCCCACAGCACACTGGCACCTCGTCATGTCCAACCTGACCATCCTGTTGCCGTATATTTCCTTAAAAGATGTAGAGTACATTGCAAATGTGCTTCTAGAGACGTTGATGTTGGCCAAAGCCCAGGAAGCTGCCACAGACCAGGAGCCTTCCATCAGCATTGGAAAGATATCCCTTGGTTTGATCCACAGCTCTCTTCTACCAGAAATGAAGGTCCTGCACTGTGCTTTTCTGACCCATCTTATTCATCAGTTTGCTGTGGTGCTGCCCTCTGCTACCAGGGATTCAGTAGATCTGCCACTTCAGCAGCTGTCTGTGAGTAATATTCCTTGGCATGAAGAAATTATGGCTCCTTGCAAAACTGTTGACCCCTTGGAAGTGCCatcagaaaacaaactgcagaaGGATGAGCTGAGCTTGTCATGGAAAACACTGGAGAAAGTTGCCCAATGTTTAGTATTGTTAGCAAAAAATGGCTGCCCTGTCATCCTGAAAGAACGTCAGCTACAAAGATGCCTGGGTTTGCtagaaattttttctcttctgaaattagacagttttcttccttctgacTGTACTCGGTgtttcctggtgctgctgtccctgctaGTTAATACCAGGGCTAGTGTCTCTTGCAGCAGGTTGTTACTGCTGAAGGTTTTAAGTACTTGCCTCCACCTCTTGAGGTGCCTGCAAGCTGGCAGGAATGCCAACTCTGTTTTTAAGGTGTTACATGCCAGCGATGTTCTTGAGGCTGTCATGACCTCCCAGCTTACAGCTAGCAAGTTCTTCACTGATGTCTTGACTGATGTTCCTGTTTGGGCACAGTATGTCCAGGAAGTCCAAGAGTTTTTGGACAACTTTCTTCAGATGATTATTGAAAGAAGACAGAGTGTGAAGCTCAACTTGGAAAAGTTCATGTCTTTCCTGGTGAGCTGCAGGCCAGACACAGGTGCAGCCAAAAGCAAAGACTGGAAAAACTGGAatcctgcagctgagcagtTACTGCTTACAGCATTCACCACACTCTGTCATGTCGTCACActgcacctccagcagctgccagaaaaGAAGCTGCATTCTGCGGATGTGATGTCTGCTCGGTTGGAACCAGTAGTTCTGCAGATGGTCAGAACTGTTGAACATGGTCTTCAGAGTAACACCCCAAACCAGCTTTTGCCTGTAGCATTCATACCATCTGTCACTACTCTCCTCAAAGCAGATCTGAGCCATCCTGTCAAGAAGGACTGGCAGAAGGAGCCCGGTGGGTTTTTGGAGTGGCCCCGTATTAAGCTGTACCAAGAGTTTTACTCTCAGATACTGAAagagctgccctgtgcagggagtAATCTGCAGTTCCTTCAGCCTGCATTGCAGTTCCTGACCGTCTTCTGCTCCGTGCCAGAGCTGTATCCTGGAAAAGAAAGTGCAGTCATGGTTGTTTTTGCTATAAGAAAGCTTCTCTCTG GTCCTGCAATTACAACCCAGGTGATCCAAAGTATGGAGATGGAGCTGACAGAGGTGCTTGTCCAGGTGCTGGGAAACTGCTCTGCTGAGGAGTTTTATGCCATAAtgaggctggtgctgcagggactGGAAGTGAGGAATATTTGGCAACAGAAGGCTAAA GAAGTATTGTCAGCTGTTACGCTAACCAAATTGTTGCTCAGCTGCCCATTAAGTGGAGACAAAGAGAAAGCTTTCTGGTTTGCCAGCCCTCAGATAATCACAGCTTTAGCT CTGCAAACCAAAGAGGCCTGTCAGGACCAGTCACTGATTTCCATCATAGTTGTACCTATTCTAGAGACTGTAGCAGCTCTGCTAAGACAAGGAGAACGGGTTCTCGTGAATCCACATCATGTATCATTGGCATTCAGCATTCTCCTAACAGTCCCTCTGGATCATCTGAAGACAGAAGACTATCGTGGTGTCTTCCTGGGGGTCCATGAAGTGCTCTTCTCTATTGTGCAGTGTCATCCGAAG GTGCTGTTGAAAGCAGCACCATCTTTTCTGAGCAGTTTCCATCGTCTGGTTGTTTCTGTCATGCATGAAGGACGTCAGAAAGGAGACAGAG GCAACACGGATGAGTTTGAAATGATACTGAAATGTGCACGCTTGGTGGAACGGATGTATACTCATATTGCTGCAGAAATGGAGGACttcactgtgttttctgctttcattgtGGCTCAGTATGTGACTGAATTGCAGAAG GTGACTTTGCACCCAGCTGTGAAGACACATCTCACAGAAGGAGTATATCACATCCTTGACCTTTGCATTGAACGGGACATCAAGTTCTTGAATGCATCGCTCCCAGCAGGCGTGAGGGAGGTCTTTAAGGATCTGTATAATGATTACAACCACTAccacaaagcaaaaaagcagGGGGAGGAAAAGTACACTGCATGA